The DNA sequence ATGTTTTccaattctttttcttttttcttctttagattaTAGTGCTTTGCAGCCATTGTTTGAAGAATAAGTTCTAAGTTATAGTTTGATTTCTAGAATGAAAAATCAAGTATTAGATGATTTGCTCATAGCATTCTCTCTAACACCTGTTTTTAGTGTTCAAGCttctgaaaaaaagaagaagaaaagcacATCTTCTGTTGCACATTGTTTGATATGTGACCAAGAAGGTTATAGTTGATTTCAGGCAGCTTACATCCTAGCTGTTTATGTTCATGTTCACTTATTGTTATCATCTTTTTGCAACCATAAAAGAACACCCCAACCCCAACACataaaacaagaacaaaaggTTTGTGCTTTTGCCTTCACTAGCAAAGTTTTACTTCTGTAATTCCGTGCTCAATCTTCAGAACGGAGACTTTAATCATggttagaaaaaataaaaaaaattaggtAGTTCGTTGCCAATATTGAATAGCTCCTCCTTCCCTCCCCTCCTATAACCAACTAATGCTTGAGTTATTTATGCAGAAAACTAATCCCGTCGTTGCAGAGATTTTCTCCCTCATGTCCAGGGATGAAGCTCGCCATGCTGGGTAAGCTCAAATATTACTCTCTCTTTGAGCATGGTTAATCAGAAAGGAAAATTACTTCAATCTATGAGTACTGAGAAGGTTTGGCTGTTGGGATTTTGCAGGTTTTTGAACAAGGGGTTATCTGATTTCAATTTGGCATTGGACTTGGGTTTTTTGACAAAAGCAAGAAAATACACTTTCTTCAAGCCAAAGTTCATCTTCTATGCAACTTACTTGTCTGAGAAAATTGGATACTGGAGGTACATTACCATATACAGGCATCTCAAGGCCAATCCTGAGTACACATGTTATCCAATCTTCAAATACTTTGAGAACTGGTGCCAGGATGAGAACCGCCACGGTGATTTCTTCTCTGCTTTGATGAAAGCACAGCCTCAGTTCCTCAATGACTGGAAGGCAAAGTTGTGGTCTCGCTTCTTCTGCCTTTCGGTAACCACCTGCATTTGAATATCCTTTCACTATGATTACCCAACTGAAAGGCTTTCACATTGCCTTCTATATAGAGATTATTTCACCTGTTTGACAATAATCTTACTTATATTTTGACTACCAAAATGCAGGTTTATGTCACAATGTACTTGAATGACTGCCAAAGAACAGATTTCTATGAAGGCATTGGGCTTGACACCAAAGAATTTGACATGCATGTCATCATTGAGGTGATCACTGGGCCGTATCTTACTCTTTCTTTATCGTTGCTTGATTAGCATGCTGTAGATTATGCAATTCTATATGTTCTATTCTTCATTACTCTTGGGCTAGAAAACTTTGGGATGCTATTTCAGTCACACTTCATTATAACAAAATTGAATGAGACTTCCATTTTTATTAGCCCACCTAGCATCTTAAGTGCTATATTACTATGTGGTTAGTGTCAGAAGTGTGAGGTTCTCTTAATGAACAGATGCTCCTACAGAAAACAAGATTTTTGAAAATCCCTTTTCAGTTTTCACCTCATGGAAGAGAACTATATCTTTCGGCTGTTACTACCCCGAATTATCCACATATTATTTAATTTTGCCCATTTGTATATTTACCTTGTCCACATTATGTAGTACCTGCTGTTGGTACCTCAGTTTACCTTGTAAGTTGTTGCATGCAATTAACTTGTTAAACTGTTCTTTCTAAcgttatctttttttctttttggtcgTGAGCGTAGCATATTCACTAACCTAGCATATCTTGTGCAGACAAACCGAACAACAGCAAGGATTTTCCCTGCTGTTCTTGACGTTGAGAACCCAGAATTCAAGAGGAAGTTGGACAGGATGGTGGAGATTAACCAAAAACTACTTGCTGTTGGGGAGACTGATGACATTCCACTTGTGAAGAATTTCAAGAGGATCCCTCTGATTGCAGCTCTGGCTTCTGAGTTATTGGCCGCATATCTCATGAAACCCATTGAGTCAGGTTCAGTTGATTTTGCAGAGTTTGAACCACAACTCGTCTACTAATTTCCTTTTCCCTCGTGACCTTGTGAAAAAACAGAGATCAGTTCTTTTCACATAGAGGTGCATGTTCATTGTTGTAAGTTATATAGCGTATTCAAGAAACACTCTCCTGCGTAGAGGACACCCCCTTGTATTATCTTGATAACCTAGAATGAATTTCTTGTGAGTACATCATTATGTTTTCATCTCGACTGTTCTCAGTTATTAGTCGCTTCAATTGACAACGGTTTCTTGTTGCTCATACTCCAGGGAGAGAAAGGGGCACGTACTTACAAATCCTATGAGCCCCACATTCAAGTTCTCCTTTAGATTTGTATACTGTTTTGTGCAAAAAGAAATGGAAGACTTGAACATAAAGATCTGCAGATAAATTATATACACAACACAAAATTTAGTCTAGCACGTATGCAACACCTAACCATGAAGAGATTTGCAGCTGTAAAGCTAACACATGCTAATTCCATCATAAACTTCCCGATAACTAAGCACATACTTCTATTTCTTAGACAAACAAGAGTGGTGGAATTTCAGAATTTGCAGGTTATAGAAGCTCTTTTATTGATTATACAGATTTACAGACTGAAATTTAGTTACCTATTTCCTATGCGAATTGCAAGGCCAGACTCATCAGCAGTGCAGCCATTCATGAACCTTTTAATACTCCTGCAAATGCCATCTTTATCAACAACATGTTGAGAGAAATGGGATTTCTGTCAATACCCTTGGTGAGCCAAGCAGTTTACATGTTGACTAGCGAAAAACGCTTACAGATTTGTCACAGATAAGGCCTTCTGGCACCTTAGCTAGGAAAAGATTGTTGCATATACCCCCTCAAACTGACTTTTTTTTCCTTTCATCTTTTGCTTTTAGTCCTTTTGTGGAGGAACGAGCAATTTAAATGTCGAAAACGTCAATAAAATGGCCTCTAGGAGCAAGCCATAAACATGTATGTGTTCCTTGGTTATCTGATCCCCAAGAGTAAGCCCGCCTTGTACTTGCAAAATGTATATTAATCAACCATAATTACGTTACAAAAGTTAATGTGCAAACACATTTTATGTATTTAATGGTTTGATGTAATCAACTCATGCGAGTAAGGTTTTCCATTCACTAGTCGTAGTGCATGTCCTAAGTGAGGAGATGCTGCAAGGATGAAGCTAACCCTCTCCATTGAAGCAAACACCTCAAAAGCAAGAAATTGGTGGGAAACTATGCTTAGAATCAAAtgattaaataaaaatcaaataacTAAATGATACTGAcaatcaagaaaataaggaaaggaATGAGCCATATTGTCAATGTTCGACTTTGGTTGTGCTATAACTATACCTATATGGGTTCTCAAAATATTGCCATTATTTAGCTATGTTGAATGAAGATGGAgcactgtatagggtaaaatatgtttatattaaATGATTGCATGAGgaagtgacacgtggagccgaacaCAGAAAATAGTTGAATCCGAAGGCAACGATCCTATTTGTTACTGGagagagaatgatactcataaagatgaaataaatgtcTGCCTCCCGATAGCATTTAATgaggaatattctacagcattaagtaCACGGCCCGTTACAAGGAATATGACATTCATTGTCtatcgttacacattcttcaattgccctcataattgacattaaagaggggcttgatcctaggactttGTTCCCTAgatgcagctataaatagtgagctccaTTATCATTGAAAACAACACGGATTTTTCTCACAAACATGCGCTACACTCTATTCAAAACtcaatataattttatcttcttgtttATTGATATCGTTGCTATTGTCCCCAGAAGCCCTCCTCCCGGAATTACAATTTCTGCTATTTTAtctccatctcaaggctaagtattatatttttGTCTTATTCATCTATTATtataggatcaaattaattcatttgtctataaatcacgtataatttaaactgtaccgttttacgagtaAACGGGGCTTAGACATTTATGTAATTAAGTTTGGTCCTTGCCTCTTTAACTAACGCATTTGAttatttgttcttagcaaaaaatcatagaaaatggcAGATAATGGTATTAACAACACACACAACCTTGAGGCCCGAGGAAATCAGCCTCAACACGAGGATTCAATCAGCGATACCCGTAGTGAGGGGAACGAGGCCACATCGGTCCACGGAAGGCGGTACCCATGACATGTTCGAGAGGCGACTCTTGATGATGCTGAAGAAGATCACGTCGTCGAAGCGGTAAGGGTGTTGGAGGAGCAACAACAGGCCATTTTAGGTTATCTCACAcggcaggataaggttatgatagAACTGAAGCAGGCGTTATTGGGTGCTTCCAATAACGCGAATGAATGAGGTCCAGTTCCTCCtggtgctcccgcaaatcaaacaacgcaaatagtcgacaacaacaccccgaggggcgagGTCGGCTTCGATGGGACCGGGGGGAGCGTATCCGGTCATAACAACGAGAGTGATCCCTTCAAAAACGAACTcatacggtttatgagggaagtgaatgCCCACATGGACCAAATTCCGGGTGCACCACCAGTGCTGAAAGggccggactcaaagaagtacactCAATTTCCGTACAAACCAAGCGTGGCACTAGAATTAATCCCGAAGCGGGTTTAAAATACCAGGCGTGccgaaatatgatgggacttcaaaTCCCGAGGAgcatatcaccacctatacaatggcggtgaaggggaacgatttagctccccacgagatCGAGTcagttttgctgaagaaattcggagagactCTCACGAAGGGAGTCTTGACGTGGTATTCGCTtttgcccgagcattccatagactctttcaagatgct is a window from the Nicotiana tomentosiformis chromosome 10, ASM39032v3, whole genome shotgun sequence genome containing:
- the LOC104089135 gene encoding magnesium-protoporphyrin IX monomethyl ester [oxidative] cyclase, chloroplastic, with translation MAAEMALLKPITKFNTFNTTTTPRLSNRRLPFTVRMSATTTPPTSKPTKKAQKQGIKESLLTPRFYTTDFDEMETLFNTEINKNLNEAEFEALLQEFKTDYNQTHFVRNKEFKEAADKIQGPLRQIFVEFLERSCTAEFSGFLLYKELGRRLKKTNPVVAEIFSLMSRDEARHAGFLNKGLSDFNLALDLGFLTKARKYTFFKPKFIFYATYLSEKIGYWRYITIYRHLKANPEYTCYPIFKYFENWCQDENRHGDFFSALMKAQPQFLNDWKAKLWSRFFCLSVYVTMYLNDCQRTDFYEGIGLDTKEFDMHVIIETNRTTARIFPAVLDVENPEFKRKLDRMVEINQKLLAVGETDDIPLVKNFKRIPLIAALASELLAAYLMKPIESGSVDFAEFEPQLVY